A single region of the Lysinibacillus sp. B2A1 genome encodes:
- a CDS encoding recombination regulator RecX: MRIITKIARQKNNPERYNIYLNEEYAFPVDEAILIQFGLTKGKVLEEFDIQEIAYEDEIRKAFNKALNFLSYQMRSEHEVKKKLLTLEFGEAVILEAIQKLKSYGFLDDETYSKALLDTKKATMKKGPKAIRQDLIKKGIDKDLQDEVLATFSHGEQVKLATQLAEKVVRSEKKKTPTQIKAKIQDLLMRKGYSFSVVDEVMSQIIIEQEEDEWQQLLDVQGEKVWKKYASKYTGYERKMKIKQALYQKGFPIEVIDRFIEEKENEE, translated from the coding sequence ATGCGTATTATTACAAAAATTGCACGCCAAAAAAACAATCCAGAACGTTATAATATATACTTGAACGAGGAGTATGCCTTTCCTGTAGACGAGGCTATTCTTATTCAATTTGGTTTAACAAAGGGCAAGGTGCTGGAAGAATTTGATATTCAAGAAATTGCCTATGAGGATGAAATTCGGAAGGCTTTCAATAAAGCGTTAAATTTTTTATCCTATCAAATGCGAAGTGAGCATGAAGTTAAGAAAAAGCTTTTGACATTAGAGTTTGGAGAAGCAGTGATTTTAGAAGCCATACAAAAACTGAAATCATATGGCTTTTTAGATGATGAAACATACTCCAAGGCTTTACTCGATACGAAAAAAGCTACAATGAAAAAAGGACCTAAGGCAATTAGACAAGACCTTATAAAAAAAGGAATTGATAAGGACTTACAAGATGAAGTACTTGCTACCTTCAGTCATGGGGAACAGGTGAAACTTGCGACACAGTTGGCTGAAAAGGTTGTTCGTTCTGAGAAAAAGAAAACGCCAACACAAATCAAGGCTAAAATTCAGGATTTGCTGATGCGCAAAGGTTATTCTTTTTCAGTTGTAGATGAGGTGATGAGCCAAATTATCATCGAACAAGAGGAAGATGAGTGGCAGCAACTGCTAGATGTTCAAGGCGAAAAGGTTTGGAAAAAGTACGCGTCAAAGTATACTGGTTATGAACGAAAAATGAAGATAAAACAGGCGCTCTATCAAAAGGGCTTTCCTATTGAAGTTATAGACCGTTTTATAGAAGAAAAGGAGAATGAGGAATGA
- a CDS encoding fumarate hydratase: protein MNVQTLEKSLYNLITETSTNLPKDVRRAIKKAKDAENAGTRAAMSLDTIANNIIMAEDNVSPICQDTGLPTFKVYTPVGVNQLEIKAAIKKAINDTSADAKLRPNAVDSLTGANSGNNLGEGLPVIKFEQWENDYITIKLILKGGGCENKNIQYSLPCELDGLGRAGRDLDGIRKCILHSVYQAQGQGCSAGFIGVGIGGDRSSGYDLAKEQLFRHVEDTNPNADLAKLEDYVVKTANTFGIGTMGFGGEATLLGCKIGVMHRIPASFYVSVAYNCWAYRRMAVDIDPQTGEITNWHYQEGEKITFKDEVAATTEDTTTDVVELTAPITEEQIRTLKVGDVVSITGRMYTGRDAIHHHLMSHDAPVDLNGQVIYHCGPVMAKDEEGNWTVKAAGPTTSIREEPYQGDIMKKFGIRAVIGKGGMGPKTLAALQEHGGVYLNAIGGAAQYYADCIKGVDGVDLMEFGVPEAMWHLNVENFTAVVTMDSHGNSLHADVDKSSLEKLAMHAERVF, encoded by the coding sequence ATGAATGTACAAACTTTGGAGAAAAGTCTATACAATTTAATTACTGAAACATCTACGAACCTACCGAAAGACGTGCGCCGTGCTATTAAAAAAGCAAAAGATGCTGAGAATGCTGGTACGCGTGCTGCAATGAGCTTAGATACAATTGCAAATAATATTATTATGGCAGAAGATAACGTATCACCTATCTGTCAGGATACAGGTTTGCCAACATTTAAAGTCTACACTCCTGTAGGCGTTAATCAATTAGAAATTAAAGCTGCTATCAAAAAAGCAATCAACGATACATCAGCTGATGCAAAATTACGTCCTAATGCAGTTGATTCATTAACTGGTGCAAATAGTGGTAATAACCTTGGGGAAGGTTTACCTGTTATTAAATTTGAACAATGGGAAAATGACTATATTACGATTAAATTAATTCTTAAAGGCGGCGGCTGTGAAAACAAAAATATTCAATACAGCCTACCTTGTGAACTAGATGGCCTTGGTCGTGCTGGTCGTGACTTAGATGGTATCCGTAAATGTATCCTACACTCTGTATATCAAGCGCAAGGTCAAGGCTGTTCAGCTGGTTTCATCGGTGTAGGAATTGGTGGAGACCGCTCTTCTGGGTATGACTTAGCGAAAGAACAATTATTCCGTCATGTGGAAGATACAAATCCAAATGCAGATCTTGCTAAATTAGAAGATTATGTAGTAAAAACAGCTAACACATTTGGTATTGGTACAATGGGCTTCGGTGGAGAAGCAACATTACTTGGCTGTAAAATTGGGGTTATGCACCGTATCCCTGCATCATTCTACGTATCAGTAGCTTATAACTGCTGGGCTTATCGTCGTATGGCTGTGGACATTGACCCACAAACTGGAGAAATTACTAATTGGCATTATCAAGAAGGCGAAAAAATTACATTTAAAGATGAAGTTGCTGCAACGACAGAAGATACGACAACAGATGTAGTTGAACTTACTGCACCGATTACAGAGGAGCAAATCCGTACTCTAAAAGTTGGCGATGTTGTATCAATTACTGGTCGTATGTATACAGGTCGTGATGCGATTCACCATCATTTAATGAGCCATGATGCACCTGTTGATTTAAATGGACAGGTTATTTATCACTGTGGCCCTGTTATGGCTAAAGACGAAGAAGGCAACTGGACAGTTAAGGCTGCTGGTCCAACTACTTCTATTCGTGAAGAGCCATATCAAGGTGATATCATGAAAAAATTCGGTATCCGTGCTGTTATTGGTAAGGGTGGTATGGGACCAAAAACACTTGCTGCATTACAAGAGCATGGTGGTGTATACTTAAACGCTATCGGTGGAGCAGCTCAATACTACGCTGACTGTATTAAAGGTGTAGACGGCGTTGATTTAATGGAATTTGGTGTACCAGAAGCTATGTGGCACCTAAATGTAGAGAATTTCACTGCTGTAGTTACAATGGACTCTCATGGCAACTCTTTACATGCTGATGTAGATAAATCATCTTTAGAAAAACTAGCTATGCATGCAGAAAGAGTATTCTAA
- a CDS encoding DUF1963 domain-containing protein: protein MSEKSVLMLPEAFEVYRKTIEETLQPVINIETTMRKTSLFESKFAGNPYFPLSMEYPKNSDGQPLKLLAQINFKEVPNHLSKFPEQGILQFYIDSFDDVFGLDFNNGQNQKGFRVLYHEHVIDDASQLIQDFSYIEAQKDEMYFPVEKEMALSFEAAYEPLSIDDFRSNDHYASILDNMEDDALEDAFYEALSGDGHKIGGYPFFTQDDPRAYGDYQQSTVLLLQIDSVGDHIMWGDCGVANFFISEEELQKKDFSKVLYNWDCH from the coding sequence ATGTCTGAAAAGAGCGTTCTTATGTTACCTGAAGCATTTGAAGTATATAGAAAAACTATAGAAGAAACATTACAGCCAGTTATAAATATTGAAACAACAATGCGAAAAACATCGTTATTTGAAAGTAAGTTTGCAGGTAATCCATATTTTCCGCTGTCGATGGAATATCCAAAAAATTCTGATGGACAGCCATTAAAATTACTAGCGCAAATTAATTTTAAAGAAGTACCTAATCATTTATCAAAATTCCCTGAACAGGGGATCTTACAGTTTTATATTGATTCCTTTGACGATGTATTTGGATTGGACTTTAATAATGGTCAAAACCAAAAGGGCTTTCGTGTTCTTTATCATGAACATGTCATCGATGATGCATCACAATTAATTCAAGACTTTTCTTATATTGAAGCGCAAAAGGATGAAATGTATTTTCCTGTTGAAAAGGAGATGGCCTTGTCCTTTGAGGCTGCATATGAGCCTTTATCAATAGATGATTTTAGAAGTAATGACCATTACGCAAGCATTCTAGATAATATGGAAGATGATGCTCTAGAGGATGCTTTTTACGAAGCATTATCTGGTGATGGTCATAAAATTGGCGGCTATCCATTTTTTACACAGGATGATCCAAGAGCATATGGGGATTACCAACAATCTACTGTTTTGCTACTGCAAATTGACAGTGTTGGTGATCATATAATGTGGGGCGATTGTGGTGTAGCGAATTTTTTCATCTCAGAAGAAGAGCTTCAAAAGAAGGATTTTAGTAAAGTTTTGTATAACTGGGACTGTCATTAA
- a CDS encoding IS110 family transposase, whose translation MNSNTNQKINQVSEKTLVIGIDIAKRTHYACAVDERGRVLQKSFPFSQTREGFDAFYERLLALRATHEKSDVLVGFEPTGHYWMNLAAYLRAHGIPFIMVNPHHVNRSKELDDNLQTKNDQKDALVIARLMRDGRFSYPRILEGVEAELRNGATLRAKIQEDVNALQNRMIRWLDRFFPEFTQVFKNFGKMAYAALEKTPLPMDIQGKTPEELLFLYRQVDGMKSPQLPKAKQLVEVAQSSIGLTEGLVMARIEIATLLDQYKLMQHQLDTLTEQLIELSKEMTDYEYLSSVPGIGDVTIVELLSEVGSLTQYEHPRQLIKLAGLTLRENSSGQHKGQKRISKRGRRKLRALLFRVMIPLIRHNEAFKQLHEYYTTRTVNPLRKKQSIVVLCGKLLKILHALCKKKVQFDKLQMMKDLYCLQEAA comes from the coding sequence ATGAATTCTAATACGAACCAAAAGATTAATCAAGTCTCTGAAAAAACACTCGTCATCGGTATCGACATTGCCAAGCGTACACATTATGCATGCGCGGTTGATGAAAGAGGACGCGTGCTCCAAAAATCGTTCCCTTTCTCGCAAACAAGAGAAGGTTTCGATGCTTTTTATGAAAGATTACTGGCTTTACGTGCTACGCATGAAAAAAGTGATGTGTTAGTTGGTTTTGAACCTACTGGTCATTACTGGATGAATCTCGCTGCTTATCTTCGTGCACATGGGATACCGTTTATCATGGTAAATCCTCATCATGTCAATCGTTCCAAAGAGTTAGATGACAATCTTCAAACAAAGAACGACCAAAAGGATGCGCTCGTCATTGCACGTTTAATGCGTGATGGACGATTTAGTTACCCACGTATTCTAGAAGGCGTGGAAGCTGAATTGCGTAATGGCGCAACTTTGCGTGCCAAAATCCAAGAAGATGTAAATGCCCTACAAAATCGAATGATCCGTTGGTTAGATCGCTTTTTTCCTGAGTTTACACAGGTATTTAAAAACTTCGGGAAAATGGCTTATGCGGCGCTTGAAAAGACACCACTGCCAATGGATATTCAAGGGAAAACGCCAGAAGAATTACTATTTTTATACCGCCAAGTAGATGGGATGAAAAGTCCACAGCTACCAAAGGCAAAACAATTAGTCGAGGTGGCACAAAGCTCAATTGGACTGACAGAAGGCTTAGTGATGGCACGAATAGAAATCGCCACACTCCTAGATCAGTACAAATTGATGCAACACCAATTAGACACCCTCACTGAACAGTTAATCGAACTATCGAAAGAAATGACAGACTATGAATACTTAAGTTCTGTTCCAGGCATCGGCGACGTAACAATTGTCGAGCTGCTTTCCGAAGTTGGTTCTCTTACACAATATGAGCATCCACGCCAATTAATCAAACTAGCGGGACTCACATTACGTGAAAACTCTTCTGGACAGCATAAAGGACAAAAACGGATTTCTAAGCGTGGTAGAAGAAAACTTCGAGCTCTTTTATTCCGTGTGATGATCCCGTTAATTCGTCATAATGAAGCCTTTAAGCAATTACATGAATACTACACTACACGCACCGTCAATCCCCTTCGTAAGAAGCAATCGATTGTCGTGCTCTGTGGAAAGTTACTGAAGATTTTACATGCCTTGTGCAAGAAGAAGGTACAGTTTGATAAGCTACAGATGATGAAAGACCTTTATTGTCTCCAAGAGGCGGCCTAA
- a CDS encoding TIGR01777 family protein, whose amino-acid sequence MKIVIAGGTGFVGKVLTRLLQENGHEIIILTRNKTVPEKDIQYVQWLQQGARPEQLLNTVDAFVNLAGISLNNGRWTKKQKKAIYTSRMDATLEIVRIMEQLSSKPKVLINASAVGIYPTSTITTYTENSMDYATDFLGTTVQDWERQANRAEKLGIRVALARFGVILGREQGALPSMLLPYKMHIGGTIGSGKQWLSWVHVEDVARAIYFAITNENIKGPFNVVAPHAARMKDFGKTIAMIMGRSHWMPVPSMVMRLALGEQSMLVLEGQHVLPSVLEKQHFTFNYPHLKEALQDLL is encoded by the coding sequence ATGAAAATCGTTATCGCAGGTGGTACTGGCTTTGTAGGGAAAGTGCTAACTAGGCTGTTACAAGAAAATGGACATGAAATCATTATTTTAACTCGAAACAAAACCGTGCCAGAAAAAGATATCCAATATGTACAATGGCTTCAGCAGGGTGCACGACCTGAGCAGTTGTTAAATACAGTTGATGCATTTGTTAATTTAGCAGGAATTTCTTTAAATAATGGACGTTGGACAAAAAAACAAAAAAAAGCCATTTATACAAGCCGTATGGATGCAACACTTGAAATCGTGAGAATTATGGAGCAACTTTCCTCAAAGCCAAAAGTATTAATTAATGCCAGTGCAGTTGGGATTTATCCTACATCTACAATAACAACCTATACTGAAAATTCCATGGACTATGCAACTGATTTTTTAGGTACAACAGTTCAAGATTGGGAAAGACAGGCTAATCGCGCAGAAAAATTAGGAATACGAGTTGCGCTTGCTCGATTTGGTGTAATTTTAGGACGTGAACAAGGTGCACTTCCTTCAATGCTGCTACCCTATAAAATGCATATTGGAGGTACTATCGGTTCTGGTAAGCAATGGCTGTCATGGGTTCATGTGGAGGATGTTGCTCGTGCTATTTATTTTGCCATTACAAATGAGAATATTAAAGGTCCCTTTAATGTCGTTGCCCCCCATGCAGCTCGTATGAAAGATTTTGGAAAAACAATTGCTATGATAATGGGAAGAAGTCATTGGATGCCTGTGCCTAGTATGGTCATGCGTTTAGCACTTGGAGAACAAAGTATGCTTGTTTTAGAAGGACAACACGTCTTACCTAGTGTATTAGAAAAACAACATTTTACATTTAATTACCCCCATTTAAAAGAAGCACTTCAAGATTTGCTCTAA
- a CDS encoding DUF1811 domain-containing protein yields the protein MSEKNYAVMSEHELREEIAMLKEKARKAEQLGIINEFAVYERKALMAAAYLVDLDTIISGEMYRIDGSDNEFFQVDYLKGRFAWGHRLGGDKYQEALPVSMLSPVKVGK from the coding sequence ATGAGTGAAAAAAACTATGCGGTCATGTCAGAGCATGAATTACGCGAAGAAATTGCGATGCTAAAGGAAAAAGCACGTAAAGCAGAACAGCTAGGAATTATTAATGAGTTTGCAGTGTATGAACGAAAAGCTTTAATGGCGGCTGCTTATTTAGTGGATTTAGATACAATCATATCTGGTGAAATGTATCGTATAGATGGCTCTGATAACGAATTTTTCCAAGTAGATTATTTAAAGGGGCGCTTTGCTTGGGGACATCGATTAGGTGGTGACAAATATCAAGAAGCCCTACCAGTTTCGATGCTATCTCCTGTAAAGGTGGGAAAATAA
- a CDS encoding 23S rRNA (uracil(1939)-C(5))-methyltransferase RlmD, with the protein MTQQTTMEVGQKFPLTIKRLGINGEGVGFYKRNVVFVKGAIPGEEITAQVTKTQRNFAEAEILTIRKASKYRQEAPCPVYNECGGCQLQHMTYDKQLMEKRDIVIQALERYAKPLVSTIEVRKTLGMDNPWHYRNKSQFQVRKEGKRVYAGLFAEGSNKLLNINDCLVQHPITSKITVATRKILQKLNITIYDGRTLDGLVRTIVVRTGIHTGETQVVLVTTRKEIPHLAELISRIKKIDSSIVSIAQNINREKTSLIFGDETIVLDGKETIHEELGELAFDLSARAFFQLNPTQTVHLYDEIKKAAALTGKETVVDAYCGVGTIGLWLADKAKEVRGMDVILESIQDARKNARNHGFKHTKYAVGTAESVLAKWHKEGFTPDVITVDPPRTGLAPEFIRTVLKLKPKRFIYTSCNPSTLAKDLNELSKIYDVEYIQPVDMFAQTAQVECVAKLVLKK; encoded by the coding sequence TTGACACAGCAAACAACAATGGAAGTGGGACAAAAATTCCCTTTAACAATAAAAAGACTCGGCATTAATGGCGAAGGTGTAGGCTTTTATAAGCGCAATGTCGTATTCGTAAAGGGTGCTATACCTGGTGAAGAAATTACAGCACAGGTAACGAAAACTCAGCGAAACTTTGCCGAGGCAGAAATATTAACGATTCGCAAAGCTTCAAAATATCGCCAGGAGGCACCTTGTCCAGTTTACAATGAATGTGGCGGCTGTCAGCTTCAACATATGACATATGACAAACAGTTAATGGAAAAGCGTGATATTGTTATCCAAGCATTAGAGCGTTATGCAAAACCATTAGTTTCAACTATTGAAGTGCGAAAAACACTTGGGATGGATAATCCATGGCATTACCGTAATAAAAGTCAATTCCAAGTACGAAAAGAAGGCAAGCGTGTATATGCAGGCCTATTTGCTGAAGGGAGCAACAAGCTACTCAATATTAATGATTGCCTTGTGCAGCACCCAATTACGTCTAAAATAACTGTTGCCACTCGTAAGATTTTACAAAAGCTAAATATTACGATTTACGATGGTCGTACGCTTGATGGCTTAGTGCGTACGATTGTTGTGCGTACAGGAATTCATACAGGAGAAACGCAGGTTGTGCTTGTTACAACACGTAAAGAAATTCCACATTTAGCTGAGCTTATTTCGCGTATTAAAAAAATTGACTCAAGTATTGTGTCCATTGCACAAAATATTAATCGTGAGAAAACATCGCTCATTTTCGGTGATGAAACGATTGTTCTTGATGGCAAGGAAACAATCCATGAGGAGCTTGGTGAATTAGCCTTTGACTTATCTGCACGTGCCTTTTTCCAGTTGAATCCAACACAGACAGTTCATCTATATGATGAAATTAAAAAGGCCGCTGCATTAACAGGCAAAGAAACAGTGGTGGATGCTTACTGCGGCGTTGGGACAATCGGTTTATGGCTAGCAGACAAAGCTAAAGAAGTTCGTGGAATGGATGTTATTCTTGAAAGTATTCAGGACGCACGCAAAAATGCACGTAACCACGGCTTCAAGCATACAAAATATGCAGTCGGCACAGCAGAAAGCGTCTTAGCAAAATGGCATAAGGAAGGCTTTACGCCAGATGTAATTACAGTAGATCCACCTCGCACAGGACTTGCACCTGAATTTATCCGTACTGTATTGAAGCTAAAACCGAAACGCTTTATCTATACATCGTGCAATCCATCAACTTTGGCGAAGGATTTAAACGAATTATCGAAAATTTATGATGTTGAGTATATTCAGCCAGTGGATATGTTTGCACAAACGGCACAGGTGGAATGTGTGGCGAAGCTGGTATTAAAAAAATAA
- a CDS encoding polysaccharide deacetylase produces the protein MWKQHIVGAVIATFIIAGAISFNPYFASGSDEHNWGFKRAKNGEQAEAGAQLDQLLDKYGAIYKGKPDKKVAYLTFDNGYENGFTESILDTLKKENAPATFFLTGHYLESAPDLVKRMVKDGHTIGNHSYGHPNMARITPETMRSEWKKLDDKLRELTGIERTTYARPPEGTFNAKLLEVGNAEGYRHIFWSVAFKDWMRDERRGADYAYNALMEQLHPGAVILMHTVAQDNAEALPMFIAEAKKQGYTFLSLDDLVLEYEDFPVALQSSTP, from the coding sequence ATGTGGAAACAACATATAGTTGGAGCAGTAATTGCTACTTTTATTATTGCCGGGGCAATTAGCTTCAATCCATATTTTGCTTCTGGCTCTGATGAACACAATTGGGGCTTTAAACGAGCAAAAAATGGTGAACAAGCTGAAGCAGGAGCACAGCTTGATCAACTACTCGATAAATATGGTGCTATTTATAAAGGTAAACCCGATAAAAAAGTTGCTTATTTAACATTTGATAACGGATATGAAAATGGGTTTACTGAAAGTATTTTGGACACATTGAAGAAGGAAAATGCACCAGCAACCTTCTTTTTAACGGGTCATTATTTAGAAAGTGCCCCGGATTTAGTGAAACGTATGGTTAAAGATGGTCATACAATTGGCAATCATTCATATGGACACCCGAATATGGCGAGAATAACACCAGAAACTATGCGTTCGGAATGGAAAAAACTTGACGATAAGCTCCGTGAATTGACAGGCATTGAACGGACAACCTATGCTCGTCCACCGGAAGGTACATTTAATGCGAAATTATTAGAGGTAGGAAATGCTGAAGGCTACCGCCATATTTTTTGGTCTGTTGCCTTCAAGGATTGGATGAGAGATGAACGCCGCGGTGCAGATTATGCATATAATGCTTTAATGGAACAGCTACACCCTGGCGCTGTCATATTAATGCATACTGTGGCACAGGATAATGCCGAAGCGCTTCCAATGTTTATTGCCGAAGCGAAAAAACAAGGGTATACATTTTTATCCCTTGACGATTTAGTTTTAGAATATGAAGATTTCCCTGTCGCTTTGCAATCGTCCACTCCTTAG
- a CDS encoding MFS transporter, with protein sequence MTYFSDYSKKRFAILVLIVSISGFSQGMLLPLISIIFERDGVSSALNGLNATGLYIGTLLISPFIEQPLRKWGYKPIILIGGALVFISLLAFPLWKSVTFWFILRLLIGVGDHALHYATQTWITSTADHKSLGKGMAIYGLSFSTGFAVGPLMVKLIQITEALPFIVSSILCLLAWSFVFLLKNEKPERLTGDLHARGWQRYKMAFVFGWIAFLGPFVYGFLESSLNALFPVYALRKGFEVGMIPIILSVFTFGGILTQVPLGAIGDKVGRRRVLMIGSFGGAVIFGIASFLEHSQIAVAIAFFFTGTLVGSMFSLGITYMADLTPKELLPTGNLLCGIALSIGSLTGPFLGGVYIEYVKNYSFLLLVAMLLLAVAIVLMLFGENKNRRSAPM encoded by the coding sequence ATGACGTACTTCTCAGATTACAGCAAAAAAAGATTTGCCATTCTAGTGTTAATTGTATCAATTTCCGGATTTTCACAAGGGATGCTATTACCACTAATTTCAATTATTTTCGAGCGGGATGGTGTATCCTCTGCATTGAATGGATTGAATGCAACAGGTTTATACATAGGAACTTTATTAATCTCCCCATTTATTGAGCAGCCTTTAAGAAAATGGGGCTATAAACCAATTATTTTAATAGGTGGGGCATTGGTGTTTATATCTCTTCTCGCATTTCCTCTATGGAAAAGTGTGACCTTTTGGTTTATTCTTCGTTTACTCATTGGGGTAGGAGATCATGCATTACACTATGCGACACAAACGTGGATTACTAGCACAGCAGATCATAAAAGCCTAGGAAAGGGTATGGCCATTTACGGCTTGTCCTTTAGTACAGGTTTTGCAGTCGGACCGTTAATGGTAAAGCTTATTCAAATTACAGAAGCATTGCCGTTTATAGTCTCCTCGATTCTGTGCTTATTGGCATGGTCATTTGTATTTTTATTGAAAAATGAAAAACCAGAGCGTTTAACGGGAGATTTACATGCAAGAGGCTGGCAGCGTTATAAAATGGCCTTTGTTTTTGGCTGGATTGCGTTTTTAGGTCCGTTTGTTTATGGGTTTTTAGAATCTTCTTTAAATGCTTTATTTCCAGTCTATGCTTTACGGAAAGGTTTTGAAGTTGGAATGATTCCAATTATTTTATCTGTCTTTACTTTCGGAGGAATATTAACACAGGTGCCCCTTGGAGCAATAGGTGATAAAGTTGGGCGACGAAGGGTATTGATGATAGGCTCTTTTGGAGGAGCTGTTATTTTTGGAATTGCTAGCTTTTTAGAGCATTCACAAATTGCCGTAGCCATCGCATTTTTCTTTACAGGTACATTGGTAGGCTCGATGTTCTCGTTAGGGATTACATATATGGCTGATTTAACACCGAAGGAATTACTGCCTACTGGAAATCTATTGTGTGGTATTGCTCTAAGCATTGGAAGTTTAACAGGACCGTTTCTTGGCGGGGTGTATATAGAATATGTGAAGAATTATAGCTTCTTATTATTAGTGGCAATGCTATTACTTGCGGTAGCGATCGTGTTAATGCTATTTGGTGAAAATAAAAATAGGCGATCTGCGCCAATGTAG